Proteins encoded together in one Mus pahari chromosome 9, PAHARI_EIJ_v1.1, whole genome shotgun sequence window:
- the LOC110326467 gene encoding sodium-dependent glucose transporter 1B, translating into MIGGVLLDYMNPFLLLGVSMVATAVGFYLIPLCKKAFLLIIMMAVFGASIGVVDTGGNVLILDLWGDKGAPHMQALHFSFALGAFLAPLLAKLAWGTESAQNHTQSDFDPLMLNRSSKGSSDSVFALPDDKNLLWTYASISTYVLVVSVFLFGLFCKKRSKQKKSSASAEGARRAKYHRALLCLLFLFFFFYVGAEVTYGSYVFSFATTHVGMEESEAAGLNSIFWGTFAACRGLAIFFATLLQPGTMIVLSNIVNLASCFFLVLFDKSPLCLWIATSVYGASMAATFPSGISWIEQYTTLTGKSAAFFVIGAALGEMAIPAVIGILQGHYPDLPVVLYTCLGSAIFTTVLFPVMYKLATLPLQRQSKGR; encoded by the exons ATGATTGGTGGAGTTCTCCTTGACTATATGAACCCTTTTTTACTTTTGG GTGTGTCAATGGTAGCTACTGCAGTTGGATTTTATCTCATTCCTTTGTGCAAGAAGGCATTTTTACTGATTATCATGATGGCTGTGTTTGGTGCTTCAATTGGTGTTGTGGATACAG GTGGGAACGTCCTCATCTTGGATCTCTGGGGGGACAAAGGAGCCCCACATATGCAGGCCTTGCACTTCAGTTTTGCCTTGGGTGCCTTTCTGGCTCCCCTGCTGGCTAAGTTGGCCTGGGGTACAGAATCTGCCCAGAACCACACCCAGTCCGACTTTGACCCTCTGATGCTGAACCGATCCTCCAAAGGCTCCTCAGACTCTGTGTTCGCGCTACCCGATGACAAGAATCTGCTGTGGACATATGCTTCTATCAGCACCTATGTTttagtagtgtctgtctttctgtttggtCTGTTTTGTAAGAAACGCTCAAAGCAGAAAAAATCCTCAGCATCTGCTGAGGGAGCTCGAAGGGCTAAATATCACAGGGCCCTGCtatgcctcctcttcctcttcttcttcttctatgtgGGAGCCGAGGTGACCTACGGCTCTTATGTATTCTCCTTCGCTACCACCCATGTTGGCATGGAAGAGAGTGAGGCAGCTGGCTTGAACTCCATCTTCTGGGGAACCTTTGCAGCTTGCAGGGGCCTGGCCATCTTCTTTGCGACATTGTTACAGCCTGGAACCATGATTGTGCTGAGCAACATTGTCAACCTGGCCTCATGTTTCTTTCTGGTGCTTTTTGACAAGAGCCCTCTTTGTCTCTGGATTGCGACTTCTGTGTATGGAGCCTCAATGGCAGCCACGTTTCCCAGTGGCATCTCCTGGATTGAGCAGTACACCACCTTAACTGGGAAATCTGCAGCATTCTTTGTAATTGGTGCTGCCCTGGGAGAAATGGCCATTCCAGCAGTGATCGGAATTCTTCAGGGACACTACCCAGATCTGCCAGTAGTTCTGTACACATGTCTGGGCTCAGCCATATTCACAACTGTTTTATTTCCTGTGATGTATAAATTAGCCACCTTGCCCCTACAACGCCAGAGCAAAGGAAGGTAG